A window of Rhipicephalus microplus isolate Deutch F79 chromosome X, USDA_Rmic, whole genome shotgun sequence genomic DNA:
gtagatgacgtgttccatgatcttacaaggcacgctggttaatgaaatggggcggtagttcaagggtgagtttctgttacctgatttgtagactggaacgaccttgcccgttttccaatcatccggcatgattcctgaggtgagtgactgtgagaagataagacataagtatgctgcgcaagtcgatttcacattcttgaggagtttcgagttgatggaatccataccagctgatgaagaaagttttaatttgtggattatagatgaaatgccttcttcgaagaaggtgacagcaggcatgaaagtttctacgctaaatgatggcgactgtgagggcatgtcaagttcagtagtgaagacagatgcaaatgcttcgttgaatatttctgcgcaatcatggtcagacactgtctcgtgtgaatcattcgttagtttaatatcggaaggatgtgtggggtttagAACTTGCCAGAATTGCTTGGGGTTCCTGATTAAGAGATTAGGTAAGTCTATATGGTAAAACGAGTATTTGGCTTTACGAACGGATAGCAAATATGATTTTTCAGCTtcgatgtatttttgccatgcagtaggcttgccgttgcgtttggcggtacgaaaaagtcgtttctttttgttttcaagtttttttaaatgccgagaaaaccatggtttattgcggttagtttgaaaagtaatcttcgggataaacatatcagagaggtgatttactttgtccttaaagatcaaccagttgtcatgaactgagcgcgtgtgaaatgtagattcatactgattaaaagagttactgagatcttcagatattgcactatagttacccttatcataaagaacaattgttttattagtcgtctgttttttggtcgaggtaaatgaaaataaagcatgtATGACCTTGTGGTCGCTGATCTCAGGAAGGTAAGTAATAGATAATAGGTTCTCGGGGCTATTGGTTAATATCAGGTCGAGAATATTTGCTGATCCTCGTGTGACACGGGTTGGTTGGGCGACTAATTGTGTAAGGTTAAAGTTGAGACATACATCGAGGAAGTTTTTCGCCTCTGCGTGACATGATAATGTAGAAGTAACTATGTTTTGCCAGTCAATATTAGGGTAGTTAAAATCACCGAACAGAAGAATGCGAGCCTTTGGGTAAGCGGAAGTAAGTTTTTGAATGGAATTGTTCAGATGACATGGAAAATTTGGATCCGTTTGCGGGGGCCTGTAGCAGACGCCAAGTAGGACAGTTACGGTGTTAGTACGACAAATTAGCCACAGGGATTCGGTATCGGAATCGACGTTAACAACGGAGCAAGATATGCCCCGATGAACTGCGATAAGTACTCCGCCCCCCCgtgagccatttcggtcatttcgGTACACGTGGAAGTCCTGTAAGTCAGTTAATATTTCCGCATCCGTTATATCGCTggtaagccacgtttctgttaatacgAGTATGTTGCTTTTTGATGACGAGATAATGTTGGATATGAGTTCACGTTTTGGAAGAAGGCTACGTATGTTAGTGAATATTACGGAAAACGAGAGAACATGACATGGGGAAGCCGTTTGGCGTTTTATTGCTCTTTGTTGGCGGGGTAACCGCTATGCAATTTCCTTAACCATGTGTGATGATGCGTCAAATATATAGCGCTTCGACCCGACGTGCAGCGTTTTGAACCGCAAGGAGAACTTGTCCGAACGTGTTTTTGCAAATGCAAGTAATTGCTTGCGCGCATATTGAACGGGGCGGGAAAAGTCCTCCCCGATGCTGTAGTTAGTGTTCTTCAGTTTCCTGCCGTTTGATAAAAGTGCATCTCTGGTTTTGTATGATAAAAATTTCACAATTATGGGACGATTTCGGTTTAGTGAATGAATACCGAGACGATGTGCGCGTTCTATGTCGTTAGGCTGCACTGTTAGTCCAAGGTTATTGTTGCAGATATCGATTATCATTTTTTCAGATTCAGCCCACGTTTCATTCCTAGTGGGGTCAGGGATGCCGTAGAATAGAAGGTTATTCCGGCGCGACCTGTTTTCAGCGTCATCCAGGGAAGTTTCTAGCTCTTGAATTTTTTTAGTCATGTTGATTACGTTAGTCTGTGTTTTTTCGATATCATTTCTGAGGGGAAGAAGAGTTTGGTAATGTGTTTCGAGATCGCCCATTCGTTTGTTTAAGTCTGTTATTCTTTTATCCGTTGTGCTTAGTTGAGATTTCAAACTCTGAACTTCGGCAATCAGCTGGGCCTGGCCGGCACTTAGCTTTTGTAGCTCAGTAAGAATAGCAGCGTTTCCGTTAGGGCCAGGATTAGTTTCGACGTCACCCGATAAGATCAGCAACGAGTGAATTATATGAGCACACTCAACAGCAATAGTAATACAGCAGTGGGGGCTCGGGAACTGCACCAGGAAGTAATTACTCGACTTTTTAGCGAAGAGGACATACGATTTACTGACCTGCAttgcaaaggtaagtggattagatggctgcattgtggtgcagtcaccgagcccacgaagtggcgtcagcgggtgatgttcctttatacttgatgatgctgtggttgatgacgatgcggccttccatagcacggtgatttccggtgatagtagttcctccgacgtaatatccggtggggacgagcagttggtgcgtagtaggcggcaggagcctggctcgctttcggagcccggcagcaccaacatagatgacgcccccgaggataggcctatcatgttcgacagctgcaggctggcaaacacaagtatggtcgtctgcattgcaaaggtaagtggattagatggctgcattgtggtgcagtcaccgagcccacgaagtggcgtcagcgggtgatgttcctttatacttgatgatgctgtggttgatgacgatgcggccttccatagcacggtgatttccggtgatagtagttcctccgacgtaatatccggtggggacgagcagttggtgcgtagtaggcggcaggagcctggctcgctttcggagcccggcagcaccaacatagatgacgcccccgaggataggcctatcatgttcgacagctgcaggctggcaaacacaagtatggtcgtctgcattgcaaaggtaagtggattagatggctgcattgtggtgcagtcaccgagcccaccaATGATGGCATTATTACAGTATCCTCATCGATCTGGACTACAACATCTGAGGTTGCTGAACAGGTTGCAATAGACGTGGCTCCGCTAGACGATGGGAGAACAACAATATACAGTGACTGGAGATCAGTAGTACAGGCATTCGGTTGGGGCACCATCTCAGAATCAGCCTTTTGGATCTTGTGAAATAAGGAGGTACAACACACAATCGTCTGGTTGAtatgatatgtgggctttaacgtcccaaagccaccatatgattttaaGAGACGACgaagtggagggttccggaaatttcgaccacctggggttctttaacgtgcacccaaatctgagcacaccagcctacaacatctccgctccatcagaaatgcagccgccgcagccgggattcgaacccgcgacctgcgggtcagcagccgagtaccttagccaatagaccaccgcgtcggggcacAATCATCTGGTTGCCAGCTCACATGGGACAGATCGAGGGCGCTccatccaacctcaacgagaaggCCCACAGAGCTGCGTGAGGAGTCATCAACCACGTAGCTACTGAATGGCGTGAGGATGAGGTTCTAGACAACAAAGATCCTCAACGACGTACAATAAATTTTGCAAGAACTTGTATATGAGGAGGCGAAAGTATTTGCCACCGCCCAGTAAACTGAACATGCCTCAGGCGTTAACGCTCAGACTCCTGCAGGACGGGGCATATCCCAGTCTTGCACTCTTGCACAATATTTATCCTGAAATTCAGACTTCAAACACTTGCGCACTTTTCTAAGACTTTGCCAGCTTAGGTcatatgctctggcggtgccctgcgttacaggctGAAAACGTTACAGCGTCAAAGTGGGATGCTGCACTACGCAGTACGGATTTAAGGACGCTgctatgggcagtccaacggtCCCACGACGTGGCTGTCAGGTTAGGCCTatctgtcccatcgtgggagcagCCTAAAACGTGCTAGTTCACGCCCCGATGAGCCTATAGTAAAGTTTTTCTATACCAAACCATACAGTGGAAACCTCCATCGGCCATTCGATCATAGTTTCACCGACGCTCTCAGTAAGTTTGGTGGTTCATCAATGGTGCGTTGCCTACTGATATTGTTCGGAACGGGGCATGCCTTCATTCATTGGCGTGTGCTTAGTAGACCGCAGAGCTTCCCCTTTAAGGGGTATATATTTTTACGAGCTAGGGACCAATCCGGTTCTTGTATGAAGTTGTAGGTGTGCGACCTTTGCCTCTGCGTGCCGTGGGACACACACTTGAAGTTCCGAAACCCGCGCTTCCTGCAGAAATTCATTCACGCCAGGGTACACTCCCTGTTTACCGGACACGCTCACGGAGAAGGCGGGAAAGAATCTCGAAGAGAAAGAAGGTTGGGTTATGCCCCTGTCACACAGGCACCCGAGAACACCATTAAAGTCtctcgtccttacgacaagggAGACGCGGTCcatgtcacacggccacccttacgcaaatgaaggtaaacggagcatGTCGCGAAGATCGTTCGACTATCTCCCTTTGCAACGGGATGAGTTACTCTCGTCCCGAGCATCTGCAGGTCAGAAAAAAATTTCGAGCTCTTAATGTCTGCAATAAGaacaataatacattttggcaatattaaaagTTCTTTTGTTGCAGTACTCATTCATAATGTGTTTTTTTACACATTTATATATACGCGAAACTTTAGTGCAGCCACACCGACGCCCTTCACACGATGCTTCGTGAGTCGGGCCGGGTTCTGCCATTTAAAAATATTTCGACCGCGCGTGTGCTTGTTTTAATCACCGTGTTTGCATTCGCACATGAGAGGAATGACTGACAGCACTGCATCATCATCACCTTCTTTGACAGCTGCAGGTTTAGGTAATGGAACCAGACCTAATTCAAGGGTAGCTTAAGGGCTACAAAAACAACTAGTCATCGTGCACGGCGCAATTGTAAACAAACATAGCATTAGGCACAAGGTGGCAAACGTCACTTCCAGCATCGCTGCATTTAGCGAATGCGTTTTCATTTGAAATAattttaatgttttgttcgctTCGGGCCTACCTAATATTGTGTTTTCCTGAAAACCGCGTAACGAAGGTTAACACACACAAAAGAGCAACTAGAAATGAAATTAGGATACTCTGCGAAAATGAAACAGCACCGGCTGAGCCCCCTCACGGCTACTATTACAGCCTTGTCATTGCTGTGTGACACTGTCACAACTCCATCTCCGTCAAACtgcctaggggagatttacgttgacgaaATATAACAGAGTTCGATGGTGGCCGTGTGACTGGGGTATTACCCTGCAACTCGTTCGCCGGTCACAACGCCCGCTGAAAAACGTGCAACAACGCCACGCTGGAAAACCAAGTGGGAGAATTTTTAGGAGGCGTATGCACTGGCTCGTCTACTGCCGATAGATGTTGGCGTGTCTGCGAAGAAGTCGACTGGTAACCGCCTTCGCCTCAACCAAGAACGGCATTCTGCTGCTGCAGTGCGAGGGGCTCGCGCCACCTGATCGGCATACTAGCCATGCAGTTTCCGCTCCTCGTGTTCGCAGCACACGTGGGTGTGCTCACATATCTGAGGATACGAAAAGTGAGCGTACCGGAAATAACGTACGCCACTCGTCGCATGGCTGTGTACGTACACGAGGCTGCTTGGTGTATTCTACTACATCCTGAGTTGCAGACGATGACCAGCTTCTACACCATATAATGGCGATGGTCTAGATGAGCAggtcatgccccgccgcggtgctctattggctgaggtactcggctgcttacccgcaggttgcgggcttgaatccctgctgcggcggctgcattttcgatggaggcggaaatgctgtaggcctgtgtgctcagatttgggtgcacgtgaaagaaccccaggtggctgaaattttcgcagccctctccactacggcatctctcataatcatatatcggttttaggacgttaaaccccacatttcaatcatgGAGCTTCGCATGGCAACGACAGCTGTGCACTTTGGTGCCGATACACAAAAGAGCCACTTAAATTCGGTAAATAATTACTGTGTCACtttgtttttgcttctttttACCGTGAAAGAATAGTTCATTTCACGAGGGCATCATCCGTCTCTTTCCTGAAATTAAACGTTGTGCAGATGGCAGATGCAATGACGTGCCTTAAATAGTTGTTGCATACAGTCTTGTATATCCTCTCAGTAAGAGAAAATTTTCCCTGATAAAGGAAAACTTGCGCTGAATTTTACCTAGGTTTTTCGTAAAATTTAAGGTAACTAACCCTTATGTACGTTCCTTAAGGATATGTATTTGGGAACCTTGCATTTGAACTTTCTCTAGGTAGCCGTATCACATTCAACAACAACAGTTGTGCCCCGATAGCTTCCGCGCCCGAAACAACGCACCTTCTAACGTCGTGTCGTATACTAACACAATGAAATGCGTTTTTTCCGTTTAGGTACATTAGGTTGCTGCAGTGGCGTAAATCTTAAAAAAACACTAGAGCGCGCGGTAAGGGACGAGGGCATTTTGTTATGGTCAGCATTCTGTTCCAAAAATGGCATTTTTATTATATAAGAACAATTCACGCATTGCAATAAAAAACGGCACTGTTGTAAAAGCATTTACAACAGGTTTTGTTGGTTTCCAGTCATAATACCTGTAAATAATGACACCATATACCATGGCGATGTTATTTCGAGTGCACTTCCTTCCTGACAGCTATCCACATCGAACAATTCAGTGATCGTCACGTGGCTCCGCCGTGCGAACATAATATGAAATCATAGGAAGCGACCGATATAGCGCGTGGCGACGCGCGAGACGGTACACGTACCGCAGCGATCGTGATAAAAAGAGCGCAGCCACCGCCGGCCGCCATTCCGACGTTCGTCAATCGGAGGAGCTGCACCTACGTGTTCGACTTAGCGACGCTTCTGTTATCTAAGCTAGTGACGAAGACGACAAAGATGGAACCGGCAGCTAAACAGCAGCAAGCGGCGCAGGCCAAGGGCGGCAAGACTGCGGTTTTACGAGCGGCTTCGACAGTGAGTGCCATCGACGGTGCCAAGAAGCGCCGTCGCCGCCGCCGTGAGAGCTACAGCCTTTACATCTTCAAGGTACTCAAGCAAGTTCACCCTGACACTGGAATATCGGGCAAAGCAATGGCCATAATGAACAGCTTCGTGGCCGACATCTTGGACCGTATCGGCGAAGAGGCAGCCAAGCTTTCCATCTGTTCTCACCGCAGCACTATCACTGCGCGTGAGATCCAGACCGTGACGCGGCTGCTGCTGCCCGGTGAGCTGGCCCGCCATGCTGTCTCTGAGGGAACCAAAGCAGTCAGCAAGTACACGTCCTCGCAGCCGGGTTTACCACCACCGGCGCCGCAGCAGTAGGCAGCCCTGCTGTACGTGTCGCACCTTCCAGGCAAACTACCGAAGCGGTGTGTGCTCGTTGTGAACGACACTCGGTgaacttttttttgtgtggaaagtttattttttttgtctttggcaATATGTATCTCGGTAATAAATGAATGCAGGCAGTGAGCTGTTAGTTTTTTTAAAGGCGTGTTTTATCGATGTGGTTATGGGTGATGTGAGACAATTTTTAAATAGCAAAGAAGTCAAAAGCATTGAGAAGAAACGTCACCTGATGCTCTGGGTTCCTTGAGTACAGCGAGCTTTGAAGTTTTTACTGCTCAAATCATGTCTAGCATTACCCTTGATGCAACGCTTCTTTGTCGACTTATTACGATAGCACAGGTGTATAgtggaaagaaaatgaaaaagtgCGTGACAGGACGTGCACGGACGCACAGAACCGAGAGCAAACCAAACTAATGCATTAATAATGCATTACCGAGGGGCTGCATGTGAAGGGGTATTgcacgtacgaaaaaaaaaagccttagcATTGAAGACAATCTCTTCAGTTGTTGAGAGGACATGCATATACGTAACTGACGCACATGTTAATCGTTACTTTGGCGAAGGTTTGGAATATATGTTACGCGCACACTGTtctcagattttttttattgtattcgAGATCGAACGACAAGCACACCTTGCACAATAGGTCGCAAAAGACTACGTGGTGCGTTTAAGTGAAACTAAAGCTGCACAATGCTTTTTTCCGGGTCGGCTTTCGGTGAAGTACAGACGTGAGTAGAAGTGTGTAGATACGGGATCGCGTGGTCGATGGAAATCGATGTGCTCTCTGCCACAAGACACCTGCTgcggtgcgcatgcgcgtcccgtcgTATCAGTTGGTCCCGCATGTCGCTCTGTCCGACGCGCTCGCAGCCAAAACAACTGGGTGTTGCTGTCTTTGCTCCAGCAAATCTATGcagttgcttttctttttttttgcgtagcgGCTGCAACGGCGTCGGTTCCAGTGCCGGGTTCGCGTCATGATTTATAGTGGTTTATTAGTTTAACTAAGCGTAGCCACCTTCCCAAAACTTGATGTAGCTAAGCACAGAAAATTAGGTTTTTTCGGCTCAGCGTGCCTTCGTTGCGTTAAGCCAAGTTGAACCTAGATGAGCCTAGCTATGATGAAACAAGCGTAATAAGTACTAAGACATAATTGAAGTTAGTTTTTATGCTCATTGAATTTCATTTACCTTAATGAGACTAAAATTGGTGAATAGTCATTAGTGTCTTCATCAGCTTATACTCTCTGAGCTCATAAAAGTTAAACATCTATTACATTCATTGTGTTTTATTAAAACTTGTTTAATTACACCTATTTAAAATCGGACTAGTTGGAGTCGAATCACACTTGTGTCTTTCTGTCGGTAGCTGAGCACCGTAACACCGTGGTGGTCGTACCCCTAATTGACTTCGCTTGATTCGAAGACTGAGTTTACTCTTGTTAAGAACGACTTGACCCACTTGAAAATTTTACTAGCCCACCCATGAAATTGACTTGAGCGAATTAGAAAACGTAATTGACTCACATTCATAGCGACTTCACGCAATACCGCATTGTAATTGACCCTAACCAAAACCGACTTCCTTCGATTCGAAAACTGTGTCGACCCACGTTTAGAACGGCTTCACCCACCACTGAAATTTAATTGGCCCacctgcattattgacttcgttGAATTTGAAAACCGGTTAATCTCCCTGCATTCCTTCCCACCATCTCTTTATGTATCTCTCTCTCGAAGACCGAGTTGAGTCACGTTCAGAAGGACTTGGCCCCTTTCAAAGTTTAGAGTGTAGCGATCTAATGTCTCGAAATATCGGAAGTTAAACCCCAAACTTATTATCTCAACATTTATTTGGCCCACTTCCAAGATTGGTTTCGCCCTATTTGAATGCATGACAAAGCTTTGATTGCTTCATGTGTTATTCACGGAAATAAGAACCCTATGTTACAAGGCTACATGGTCAAGTAACGACGTCATGCCAAGGCCAATCTAAATAGGTCGCGAAAGCCGCAACGAAGAGTGGTCGGAAATATGTTGCGATAAACATCAACGCCCACGTGACGATTAAAGCGTGACAAACTTAGCGGATGgacaaataatgaaaaaaaatatttaggtgTTTATTTTTAATAATTCTAATTTTATTTTTCACAAATAATTTAGTAGACTACTTTAATGAAACTTTTGTCATGTGTTTTTTGTTGAGTgcccattttttgtttgtttttagaaACAGCGGAAACATGCAGGCAGTCTGGTAATATGGCCCAATGTGTTTGCCCATTTTCAGAAAGAAGAAAGGAGAAGAAGGGCACTCTCACGTAGCACACGTAGCACGCTGCCTGCGTGGCGGTTGTTCTTGGCGTTCCTGTCCGAGTCCGTTCCTGCAGTAGCTGgtcccttcggactctttcggacggtagtttggctgagccttggg
This region includes:
- the LOC142776029 gene encoding uncharacterized protein LOC142776029 → MQPSNPLTFAMQTTILVFASLQLSNMIGLSSGASSMLVLPGSESEPGSCRLLRTNCSSPPDITSEELLSPEITVLWKAASSSTTASSSIKEHHPLTPLRGLGDCTTMQPSNPLTFAMQTTILVFASLQLSNMIGLSSGASSMLVLPGSESEPGSCRLLRTNCSSPPDITSEELLSPEITVLWKAASSSTTASSSIKEHHPLTPLRGLGDCTTMQPSNPLTFAMQVSKSYVLFAKKSSNYFLVQFPSPHCCITIAVECAHIIHSLLILSGDVETNPGPNGNAAILTELQKLSAGQAQLIAEVQSLKSQLSTTDKRITDLNKRMGDLETHYQTLLPLRNDIEKTQTNVINMTKKIQELETSLDDAENRSRRNNLLFYGIPDPTRNETWAESEKMIIDICNNNLGLTVQPNDIERAHRLGIHSLNRNRPIIVKFLSYKTRDALLSNGRKLKNTNYSIGEDFSRPVQYARKQLLAFAKTRSDKFSLRFKTLHVGSKRYIFDASSHMVKEIA
- the LOC119186812 gene encoding putative histone H2B 3, with protein sequence MEPAAKQQQAAQAKGGKTAVLRAASTVSAIDGAKKRRRRRRESYSLYIFKVLKQVHPDTGISGKAMAIMNSFVADILDRIGEEAAKLSICSHRSTITAREIQTVTRLLLPGELARHAVSEGTKAVSKYTSSQPGLPPPAPQQ